A stretch of the Gavia stellata isolate bGavSte3 chromosome 11, bGavSte3.hap2, whole genome shotgun sequence genome encodes the following:
- the LRRC34 gene encoding leucine-rich repeat-containing protein 34: MSVHPDLHQHYVGACQNLGQPENPFVAHVLQEANKIDKTWTKGITLKIAGNNNLVPVQRVTDDDLQVLVSVLRNTVFVTGLDLRCNVLTDAGAKYVATFLQENSTLRCLNLMFNDIGTSGAELIARALHRNETLVYLRMTGNKIGNKGGMFFSSMLQINSTLEKLDLGDCDIGMQCLIAIATALTHNKSVKAINLNRPLLYSQEEETTVHVALMLKNNSFLVELHLCKHEMKNFGVERLCEALYENSSLRYLDLSCNKITRDGAKFLGELLKRNQTLEILDLSANRIEDDGAIYLSEALASYNRSLQALSAVSNNVSGRGLVALSGAMKTNMELSYIYIWGNKFDEATCMAFSELIQTGRLKPNCTDVEPYEVDGHVHLAELSHGLKKHYYWTPSCGEVTNKDANASLAIAAVSEHL; encoded by the exons ATGTCAGTTCATCCAGATCTTCACCAGCATTATGTGGGGGCCTGCCAAAACTTGGGCCAACCTGAAAACCCCTTTGTTGCTCATGTTCTTCAAGAAGCCAATAAAATTGATAAAAC ATGGACAAAAGGGATCACACTAAAAATAGCTGGAAATAATAACCTGGTGCCTGTGCAGAGAGTTACAGATGACGACCTTCAAGTTCTGGTCTCTGTCTTACGCAATACTGTATTTGTCACAG gTTTGGATCTTAGGTGTAATGTATTGACTGATGCTGGAGCAAAGTATGTGGCAACATTCCTCCAG GAAAACTCCACTCTGCGGTGCCTTAACCTGATGTTTAATGATATTGGCACGAGTGGAGCAGAGCTGATAGCGAGAGCACTCCAT AGGAATGAAACTCTTGTGTATTTGAGAATGACTGGAAACAAAATAGGAAACAAAGGTGGAATGTTCTTTTCTTCAATGCTACAGATTAATTCAACCTTAGAGAAGCTGGATCTTGGAGACTGTGACATA ggTATGCAGTGTCTAATAGCAATAGCAACAGCCCTGACTCACAACAAATCAGTCAAAGCAATAAACCTAAATCGTCCTTTATTATACAGCCAAGAG GAAGAGACCACAGTTCATGTAGCTTTGATGTTGAAAAATAACTCTTTTCTTGTGGAGCTACATTTGTGCAAGCACGAAATGAAAAACTTCGGCGTAGAGCGACTGTGTGAGGCATTGTATGAAAACTCCAGCCTGAGATACCTTGATCTTAGCTG TAATAAAATAACCCGTGATGGTGCAAAATTTTTGGGAGAGCTACTAAAACGGAACCAAACCCTGGAAATCCTAGATCTTAGTGCAAACCGAATAGAAGATGATGGAGCCATCTACCTGAGTGAAGCCTTGGCTTCGTACAACCGGAGTCTTCAGGC gTTGTCAGCAGTAAGCAATAATGTAAGTGGCAGAGGACTTGTAGCTCTTTCAGGtgccatgaaaacaaacatggaaCTTTCCTATATTTACATTTGGGGGAACAAATTTGATGAAGCCACCTGTATG GCATTTTCAGAATTAATCCAGACAGGCCGCTTGAAACCTAATTGTACAGACGTGGAACCGTATGAAGTGGATGGGCACGTTCACCTTGCAGAGCTTTCCCATGGCCTTAAGAAGCATTACTACTGGACACCAAGTTGTGGGGAGGTGACAAACAAAGATGCTAATGCCAGCCTGGCAATTGCAGCGGTTTCAGAACACTTGTGA